In one window of Anser cygnoides isolate HZ-2024a breed goose chromosome 3, Taihu_goose_T2T_genome, whole genome shotgun sequence DNA:
- the BEND3 gene encoding BEN domain-containing protein 3 isoform X1 yields MNSAEITDDDEVKIPKKNIVKVETENEDEALDCSVTSRSSEKHSLDGAVTCLQDSNKRKQTSLGCDGSGSQQDVLPSVKKRRFTQEGCNSNMKNRDAGSPTQVNTEQPSKNKNPNITWLCEEEPFSDITTSSYKKPLYGISHKITEKKNPAGAEQFASYDLYEKINPSSPSHLRTLNDQRKRDSAAAIAAAAAAVESDPNIYSLIQKMFYTLNTLNSNMTQLHSKVDLLSLEVSRIKKQVSPVESVADFKPPPEYTLTSAELKQIMDQSTSGGDLACRLLVQLFPELFSDDEFNRNCSACGFLNKRKLESLHLQLIRNYVEVCYPSVKNTAVWQVECLPQVNDFFNRFWAQREMENSQQSVQSSSFYDTEQVESSHFIDDKEQEEALSLDRSSIIASDYILDAQDLNEFLDEASSPGEFSVFLLHRLFPELFDHRKLAERYSCYGDSGKQLLDPHRLQIIRRYTEIYFPDVQEEEAWLQQCVQRINEELENTYMDGSECDQLRDDCYDSSSLPDDVSIIKVEDSFEYEKPGRRSKKIWLVPIDFEKLDFPPPDFDVPVPDYLLNKEQIKNIYESSLSIGNFASRLLVLLFPELFTHENLRKQYNCSGSLGKKQLDPTRIKLIRHYVQILYPRAKNDRVWTLEFVGKLDERCRRRDTEQRRSYQQQRKVHVPGPERREFLSYAINPERFREEFEGPPLPPERSSKDFCKIPLDELVIPNPDFPVPSLYLLSDKEVREIVQQSLSVGNFAARLLVRLFPELFTPENLRLQYNHSGACNKKQLDPIRLRLIRHYVEAVYPVEKMEEVWHYECIPSIDERCRRPNRKKCDILKKAKKAKK; encoded by the exons ATGAATTCAGCTGAAATCACTGATGATGACGAAG taaaaattcctaaaaaaaatattgtgaaagtagaaacagaaaatgaagatgaagcTCTAGACTGCTCGGTAACATCCAGATCTTCTGAGAAACACTCACTGGATGGCGCAGTTACTTGCCTACAGGATTCCAACAAACGGAAACAGACCTCACTTGGTTGTGATGGTTCAGGGAGCCAGCAAGATGTCTTACCCAGTGTGAAGAAAAGACGCTTTACACAAGAG GGCTGCAATTCAAACATGAAGAACAGAGACGCTGGCTCGCCCACTCAGGTAAATACAGAGCAGCCGAGCAAGAACAAGAATCCTAATATAACGTGGCTCTGTGAAGAAGAACCCTTCAGTGACATAACCACTTCGTCTTACAAGAAACCTCTCTATGGCATCTCACACAAAATTACAGAGAAGAAGAACCCCGCAGGAGCGGAGCAGTTTGCCTCTTACGACCTGTACGAAAAAATCAATCCCAGCAGTCCCTCGCATCTTCGGACTCTGAATGACCAGCGCAAGAGGGACTCTGCTGCAGCCATCGccgcagcagctgctgctgtagaGTCTGACCCAAATATATATTCTTTGATACAGAAAATGTTCTACACGCTGAACACCCTCAATTCCAATATGACTCAACTTCACAGTAAAGTTGACCTGCTGTCTCTGGAGGTGAGCAGAATTAAAAAGCAAGTCAGTCCGGTGGAGTCCGTTGCAGATTTCAAGCCTCCCCCCGAGTACACGCTGACTTCTGCAGAGCTCAAACAGATCATGGATCAAAGCACGTCAGGGGGAGACCTGGCTTGCCGGTTACTAGTGCAGCTCTTCCCAGAGCTCTTCAGCGACGACGAGTTCAACAGAAACTGCAGCGCGTGTGGCTTTCTTAACAAAAGGAAACTTGAATCTCTTCATCTGCAGCTTATCCGTAACTATGTGGAAGTTTGTTATCCTTCTGTGAAGAATACAGCTGTCTGGCAGGTGGAGTGTTTGCCTCAAGTCAATGATTTTTTCAATAGATTTTGGGCTCAAAGGGAGATGGAAAATAGTCAGCAGAGTGTGCAATCGTCTAGTTTTTATGATACTGAGCAGGTAGAATCCTCTCATTTTATTGACGATAAAGAGCAGGAAGAAGCTTTGTCCTTGGACAGGAGTAGCATCATTGCCTCAGATTACATTCTGGATGCTCAGGATCTCAATGAATTTTTAGATGAAGCTTCTTCTCCAGgggaattttctgtttttttgttacATAGGTTGTTTCCAGAACTCTTTGACCACAGAAAATTAGCTGAAAGGTACAGCTGCTATGGAGACTCTGGGAAGCAACTGCTGGATCCTCATCGGCTTCAAATAATCCGTAGGTACACTGAAATTTACTTTCCAGATGTGCAAGAAGAAGAAGCCTGGTTGCAGCAGTGTGTTCAGCGAATAAACGAGGAGCTTGAAAATACGTATATGGATGGAAGTGAATGCGATCAGTTGAGAGATGACTGTTACGATTCCTCTAGTTTACCAGATGATGTATCCATCATAAAAGTGGAAGATAGTTTTGAATACGAAAAACCCGGTAGACgctcaaaaaaaatctggcttGTGCCCATTGACTTTGAGAAACTTGACTTTCCCCCTCCTGATTTTGATGTCCCTGTCCCAGATTATCTGTTGAACAaagaacagattaaaaacatatatGAAAGTAGTCTTTCCATAGGCAATTTTGCCTCTCGATTGCTTGTTCTCTTATTTCCCGAACTGTTTACGCATGAAAACTTACGGAAGCAATACAACTGTAGTGGGTCTTTAGGCAAGAAACAGCTCGATCCCACTAGAATTAAATTAATTCGACATTACGTGCAGATACTGTACCCGAGGGCAAAGAATGACAGAGTGTGGACGTTGGAATTTGTTGGGAAGCTTGACGAGAGGTGTCGGCGAAGAGACACGGAGCAAAGACGCTCGTACCAGCAGCAGCGGAAGGTCCACGTGCCGGGGCCCGAGAGGAGGGAATTTCTCAGCTATGCAATAAACCCCGAAAGGTTTCGAGAAGAGTTCGAAGGGCCACCGCTGCCACCTGAAAGAAGCAGCAAGGATTTTTGCAAGATACCACTCGATGAACTTGTTATTCCTAACCCAGACTTCCCTGTGCCTTCTCTGTATTTGCTGTCTGATAAGGAGGTGAGAGAGATAGTACAGCAGAGCCTTTCAGTTGGAAACTTTGCTGCCAGGCTCCTTGTAAGACTCTTTCCAGAACTCTTTACTCCCGAGAATCTCAGACTGCAATACAACCATTCAGGTGCTTGTAACAAAAAACAGCTTGATCCTATCAGACTGAGACTGATCCGTCATTACGTGGAAGCGGTTTACCCCGtggagaaaatggaagaagTATGGCATTATGAATGTATACCGAGCATTGACGAAAGATGCCGGCGTCCTAACAGAAAAAAGTGTGATAtactgaaaaaagcaaagaaagccaaGAAGTGA
- the BEND3 gene encoding BEN domain-containing protein 3 isoform X2, producing MMTKGCNSNMKNRDAGSPTQVNTEQPSKNKNPNITWLCEEEPFSDITTSSYKKPLYGISHKITEKKNPAGAEQFASYDLYEKINPSSPSHLRTLNDQRKRDSAAAIAAAAAAVESDPNIYSLIQKMFYTLNTLNSNMTQLHSKVDLLSLEVSRIKKQVSPVESVADFKPPPEYTLTSAELKQIMDQSTSGGDLACRLLVQLFPELFSDDEFNRNCSACGFLNKRKLESLHLQLIRNYVEVCYPSVKNTAVWQVECLPQVNDFFNRFWAQREMENSQQSVQSSSFYDTEQVESSHFIDDKEQEEALSLDRSSIIASDYILDAQDLNEFLDEASSPGEFSVFLLHRLFPELFDHRKLAERYSCYGDSGKQLLDPHRLQIIRRYTEIYFPDVQEEEAWLQQCVQRINEELENTYMDGSECDQLRDDCYDSSSLPDDVSIIKVEDSFEYEKPGRRSKKIWLVPIDFEKLDFPPPDFDVPVPDYLLNKEQIKNIYESSLSIGNFASRLLVLLFPELFTHENLRKQYNCSGSLGKKQLDPTRIKLIRHYVQILYPRAKNDRVWTLEFVGKLDERCRRRDTEQRRSYQQQRKVHVPGPERREFLSYAINPERFREEFEGPPLPPERSSKDFCKIPLDELVIPNPDFPVPSLYLLSDKEVREIVQQSLSVGNFAARLLVRLFPELFTPENLRLQYNHSGACNKKQLDPIRLRLIRHYVEAVYPVEKMEEVWHYECIPSIDERCRRPNRKKCDILKKAKKAKK from the exons ATGATGACGAAG GGCTGCAATTCAAACATGAAGAACAGAGACGCTGGCTCGCCCACTCAGGTAAATACAGAGCAGCCGAGCAAGAACAAGAATCCTAATATAACGTGGCTCTGTGAAGAAGAACCCTTCAGTGACATAACCACTTCGTCTTACAAGAAACCTCTCTATGGCATCTCACACAAAATTACAGAGAAGAAGAACCCCGCAGGAGCGGAGCAGTTTGCCTCTTACGACCTGTACGAAAAAATCAATCCCAGCAGTCCCTCGCATCTTCGGACTCTGAATGACCAGCGCAAGAGGGACTCTGCTGCAGCCATCGccgcagcagctgctgctgtagaGTCTGACCCAAATATATATTCTTTGATACAGAAAATGTTCTACACGCTGAACACCCTCAATTCCAATATGACTCAACTTCACAGTAAAGTTGACCTGCTGTCTCTGGAGGTGAGCAGAATTAAAAAGCAAGTCAGTCCGGTGGAGTCCGTTGCAGATTTCAAGCCTCCCCCCGAGTACACGCTGACTTCTGCAGAGCTCAAACAGATCATGGATCAAAGCACGTCAGGGGGAGACCTGGCTTGCCGGTTACTAGTGCAGCTCTTCCCAGAGCTCTTCAGCGACGACGAGTTCAACAGAAACTGCAGCGCGTGTGGCTTTCTTAACAAAAGGAAACTTGAATCTCTTCATCTGCAGCTTATCCGTAACTATGTGGAAGTTTGTTATCCTTCTGTGAAGAATACAGCTGTCTGGCAGGTGGAGTGTTTGCCTCAAGTCAATGATTTTTTCAATAGATTTTGGGCTCAAAGGGAGATGGAAAATAGTCAGCAGAGTGTGCAATCGTCTAGTTTTTATGATACTGAGCAGGTAGAATCCTCTCATTTTATTGACGATAAAGAGCAGGAAGAAGCTTTGTCCTTGGACAGGAGTAGCATCATTGCCTCAGATTACATTCTGGATGCTCAGGATCTCAATGAATTTTTAGATGAAGCTTCTTCTCCAGgggaattttctgtttttttgttacATAGGTTGTTTCCAGAACTCTTTGACCACAGAAAATTAGCTGAAAGGTACAGCTGCTATGGAGACTCTGGGAAGCAACTGCTGGATCCTCATCGGCTTCAAATAATCCGTAGGTACACTGAAATTTACTTTCCAGATGTGCAAGAAGAAGAAGCCTGGTTGCAGCAGTGTGTTCAGCGAATAAACGAGGAGCTTGAAAATACGTATATGGATGGAAGTGAATGCGATCAGTTGAGAGATGACTGTTACGATTCCTCTAGTTTACCAGATGATGTATCCATCATAAAAGTGGAAGATAGTTTTGAATACGAAAAACCCGGTAGACgctcaaaaaaaatctggcttGTGCCCATTGACTTTGAGAAACTTGACTTTCCCCCTCCTGATTTTGATGTCCCTGTCCCAGATTATCTGTTGAACAaagaacagattaaaaacatatatGAAAGTAGTCTTTCCATAGGCAATTTTGCCTCTCGATTGCTTGTTCTCTTATTTCCCGAACTGTTTACGCATGAAAACTTACGGAAGCAATACAACTGTAGTGGGTCTTTAGGCAAGAAACAGCTCGATCCCACTAGAATTAAATTAATTCGACATTACGTGCAGATACTGTACCCGAGGGCAAAGAATGACAGAGTGTGGACGTTGGAATTTGTTGGGAAGCTTGACGAGAGGTGTCGGCGAAGAGACACGGAGCAAAGACGCTCGTACCAGCAGCAGCGGAAGGTCCACGTGCCGGGGCCCGAGAGGAGGGAATTTCTCAGCTATGCAATAAACCCCGAAAGGTTTCGAGAAGAGTTCGAAGGGCCACCGCTGCCACCTGAAAGAAGCAGCAAGGATTTTTGCAAGATACCACTCGATGAACTTGTTATTCCTAACCCAGACTTCCCTGTGCCTTCTCTGTATTTGCTGTCTGATAAGGAGGTGAGAGAGATAGTACAGCAGAGCCTTTCAGTTGGAAACTTTGCTGCCAGGCTCCTTGTAAGACTCTTTCCAGAACTCTTTACTCCCGAGAATCTCAGACTGCAATACAACCATTCAGGTGCTTGTAACAAAAAACAGCTTGATCCTATCAGACTGAGACTGATCCGTCATTACGTGGAAGCGGTTTACCCCGtggagaaaatggaagaagTATGGCATTATGAATGTATACCGAGCATTGACGAAAGATGCCGGCGTCCTAACAGAAAAAAGTGTGATAtactgaaaaaagcaaagaaagccaaGAAGTGA
- the BEND3 gene encoding BEN domain-containing protein 3 isoform X3, protein MKNRDAGSPTQVNTEQPSKNKNPNITWLCEEEPFSDITTSSYKKPLYGISHKITEKKNPAGAEQFASYDLYEKINPSSPSHLRTLNDQRKRDSAAAIAAAAAAVESDPNIYSLIQKMFYTLNTLNSNMTQLHSKVDLLSLEVSRIKKQVSPVESVADFKPPPEYTLTSAELKQIMDQSTSGGDLACRLLVQLFPELFSDDEFNRNCSACGFLNKRKLESLHLQLIRNYVEVCYPSVKNTAVWQVECLPQVNDFFNRFWAQREMENSQQSVQSSSFYDTEQVESSHFIDDKEQEEALSLDRSSIIASDYILDAQDLNEFLDEASSPGEFSVFLLHRLFPELFDHRKLAERYSCYGDSGKQLLDPHRLQIIRRYTEIYFPDVQEEEAWLQQCVQRINEELENTYMDGSECDQLRDDCYDSSSLPDDVSIIKVEDSFEYEKPGRRSKKIWLVPIDFEKLDFPPPDFDVPVPDYLLNKEQIKNIYESSLSIGNFASRLLVLLFPELFTHENLRKQYNCSGSLGKKQLDPTRIKLIRHYVQILYPRAKNDRVWTLEFVGKLDERCRRRDTEQRRSYQQQRKVHVPGPERREFLSYAINPERFREEFEGPPLPPERSSKDFCKIPLDELVIPNPDFPVPSLYLLSDKEVREIVQQSLSVGNFAARLLVRLFPELFTPENLRLQYNHSGACNKKQLDPIRLRLIRHYVEAVYPVEKMEEVWHYECIPSIDERCRRPNRKKCDILKKAKKAKK, encoded by the coding sequence ATGAAGAACAGAGACGCTGGCTCGCCCACTCAGGTAAATACAGAGCAGCCGAGCAAGAACAAGAATCCTAATATAACGTGGCTCTGTGAAGAAGAACCCTTCAGTGACATAACCACTTCGTCTTACAAGAAACCTCTCTATGGCATCTCACACAAAATTACAGAGAAGAAGAACCCCGCAGGAGCGGAGCAGTTTGCCTCTTACGACCTGTACGAAAAAATCAATCCCAGCAGTCCCTCGCATCTTCGGACTCTGAATGACCAGCGCAAGAGGGACTCTGCTGCAGCCATCGccgcagcagctgctgctgtagaGTCTGACCCAAATATATATTCTTTGATACAGAAAATGTTCTACACGCTGAACACCCTCAATTCCAATATGACTCAACTTCACAGTAAAGTTGACCTGCTGTCTCTGGAGGTGAGCAGAATTAAAAAGCAAGTCAGTCCGGTGGAGTCCGTTGCAGATTTCAAGCCTCCCCCCGAGTACACGCTGACTTCTGCAGAGCTCAAACAGATCATGGATCAAAGCACGTCAGGGGGAGACCTGGCTTGCCGGTTACTAGTGCAGCTCTTCCCAGAGCTCTTCAGCGACGACGAGTTCAACAGAAACTGCAGCGCGTGTGGCTTTCTTAACAAAAGGAAACTTGAATCTCTTCATCTGCAGCTTATCCGTAACTATGTGGAAGTTTGTTATCCTTCTGTGAAGAATACAGCTGTCTGGCAGGTGGAGTGTTTGCCTCAAGTCAATGATTTTTTCAATAGATTTTGGGCTCAAAGGGAGATGGAAAATAGTCAGCAGAGTGTGCAATCGTCTAGTTTTTATGATACTGAGCAGGTAGAATCCTCTCATTTTATTGACGATAAAGAGCAGGAAGAAGCTTTGTCCTTGGACAGGAGTAGCATCATTGCCTCAGATTACATTCTGGATGCTCAGGATCTCAATGAATTTTTAGATGAAGCTTCTTCTCCAGgggaattttctgtttttttgttacATAGGTTGTTTCCAGAACTCTTTGACCACAGAAAATTAGCTGAAAGGTACAGCTGCTATGGAGACTCTGGGAAGCAACTGCTGGATCCTCATCGGCTTCAAATAATCCGTAGGTACACTGAAATTTACTTTCCAGATGTGCAAGAAGAAGAAGCCTGGTTGCAGCAGTGTGTTCAGCGAATAAACGAGGAGCTTGAAAATACGTATATGGATGGAAGTGAATGCGATCAGTTGAGAGATGACTGTTACGATTCCTCTAGTTTACCAGATGATGTATCCATCATAAAAGTGGAAGATAGTTTTGAATACGAAAAACCCGGTAGACgctcaaaaaaaatctggcttGTGCCCATTGACTTTGAGAAACTTGACTTTCCCCCTCCTGATTTTGATGTCCCTGTCCCAGATTATCTGTTGAACAaagaacagattaaaaacatatatGAAAGTAGTCTTTCCATAGGCAATTTTGCCTCTCGATTGCTTGTTCTCTTATTTCCCGAACTGTTTACGCATGAAAACTTACGGAAGCAATACAACTGTAGTGGGTCTTTAGGCAAGAAACAGCTCGATCCCACTAGAATTAAATTAATTCGACATTACGTGCAGATACTGTACCCGAGGGCAAAGAATGACAGAGTGTGGACGTTGGAATTTGTTGGGAAGCTTGACGAGAGGTGTCGGCGAAGAGACACGGAGCAAAGACGCTCGTACCAGCAGCAGCGGAAGGTCCACGTGCCGGGGCCCGAGAGGAGGGAATTTCTCAGCTATGCAATAAACCCCGAAAGGTTTCGAGAAGAGTTCGAAGGGCCACCGCTGCCACCTGAAAGAAGCAGCAAGGATTTTTGCAAGATACCACTCGATGAACTTGTTATTCCTAACCCAGACTTCCCTGTGCCTTCTCTGTATTTGCTGTCTGATAAGGAGGTGAGAGAGATAGTACAGCAGAGCCTTTCAGTTGGAAACTTTGCTGCCAGGCTCCTTGTAAGACTCTTTCCAGAACTCTTTACTCCCGAGAATCTCAGACTGCAATACAACCATTCAGGTGCTTGTAACAAAAAACAGCTTGATCCTATCAGACTGAGACTGATCCGTCATTACGTGGAAGCGGTTTACCCCGtggagaaaatggaagaagTATGGCATTATGAATGTATACCGAGCATTGACGAAAGATGCCGGCGTCCTAACAGAAAAAAGTGTGATAtactgaaaaaagcaaagaaagccaaGAAGTGA